The DNA window GGGGCCGAGGTAATCCTGATAGTTCTCCCAGCGTCCCGCCGCCTTGCGGTGAACCTTCTCGGTGACGGCATCTGCCGAAGGAGAGCGCACCACCCGTTGTCCCGCATGCTTGTCGAAGTTCACCACGTCATCGCTCCAACCCAACCCAAGGAAGCCCAGCGAACGTTTCACGTTGCCCTTGAGATCGGACACCAAGTCCTCGTAACGGATTTCACAGAGCGTTTCCTGCAGATGCTCTCTCAGCTCCGCCCAAGCCATCAGGAGGTGATTCACCTCCGCGGCAGCATCCGTTAAGGTCAAAAAGTTTCCGGTGACCAGATCGGGCGGGAAAAACGCCTGCATGAAGCAGCTCAGAACCACATCACGCGGATCACGGAGCATCACGAGCAGTTTGGCCTCCGGGAACAGCCGCAAGAAGGACGGCGCTAGGAAAGTCAGCGACGGATTCTTATCGATCAAAAGCCGATCGCCCACCTTTTCCTGGAGACACCGTTCCGCGGCATCAAGGTAACCTTGACGGTAGGAGACCAGATTCTCCGGCTCACACGCGTCCATCGCATCCACGATGCTCGCTCGCGCCGGCAACCCCTTCATCACCTTGCAGTAGAAACAGACCGAAAAATTCTCAGTCTCCTCGATCGACACTGCGTCGGAGTGCGCATCCAGCGACTGTTCAAGCAGGGTCGTCCCCGATCGCGGATGCCCTCCCAACAGGGCGATTCTCTTCGGCTCTCCCAATCCACCCGCAGCGGCATTCCACTCATCGAGCTTCTTACGATCGAACTCCCGGATGAAGTCAGACAGCTGCGCGCGAACCTTGATCCGATTCGATACCAGCGCGTCACGAACACCCATCATCGGTTGCTTCGCCTCGATCAAGGCCTCCATGGCACCGGCGAAATCGCCCGCCTTGTCCCGCATCTTGCCGAGCTGGTAGGCAACTTTCACCCGAAACTCACCCTCGGCGCCGTCCATCAGGTCATTGAGCTCATCAAGACAGTTCTCGACGTCACTCTCATTCAGCTTGCACCACAACAGTCTCGCACTTTTGTCGTGTGGGAGGTCCTCTAGCACCTGTTCGACCAACTCGGCGGCTTCAGCCTTGCATCGGGTGAACCGAAAGTGCTCGGCAAGTGCCAGTTTGGCATCCGCCAGATCGTCCAGCGCGTGCCTCCCTCGGCTGGCCGCAGCGGCCTCGACCGCCCGCTTTAGGAATTCGGCCGCGACGCTCGGATCGAAAAACTCTTTCGCAGTCTTCCCGGCCTCGGCGAGTGCCAGCACGCGCTGCTCCTTGGGCGACCGCCTGACGGCCTCATCCAAAACCCGGATGGCGTCATCGTGCTGGTAGCGAAGTCCGTATACCCGAGCCAACTGGAAGTAGGCGTTGGTCGACCGGGGATTGAGCACCAGCACCTTCTCAAGCACCTCCACACACTTGTCCAAATCCCGGGAAGCCCACGCGACCTGGAACTCGTGCTCCCTGAGCCGGAGGGCATTGTATGCCAGACCGGGCTTGGGCTTACGCTCATTCTTCATAAACAGAACTTGGGATTCTGGACTCCAACCGGACCACCGGAAGCCAAGGACCATTGGCGTATCGACCGCCTGCCGCCCCCTGGCAATCCTTGGCCAAGCCAGCGCTTACCATCGGATCAACGGAACAAAGCTTCCCTTCTCATCCGTCGGCATCGGGATATCAGGTTGCTTCTGAATATCCACCATCTGGGCTCCAAACGGGAGTTCACCCATCCCCTGCGGCTGTCGGCAGAAGAAGGCGCACTTGGCCCCGAATGCGAGCCGCGACAAATCATCGGGAGAAGCCAACTCAACCGTCGGCACCTTGAATGAGACACCCACCGCCTTTACGAACGGATCGAGGTCAAGGTGCCAGTTGGTAACATTGAGAGCAAGAATCCCATCGGGCTTAAGCATCTTGAAGTACAGCTCAAAAGCCTCACGGGTACTCAAGTGATACGGAAGGCTGTCACCGGCAAAGGCGTCGATGACAATGACGTCGTAGGGCTCCACCCCTTCCGCAAGTTCCCTCTCCAACCCCTTGCGAGCGTCCTCACAAACGAGATCAACTTCCGCCGGACAGCCGCTGACGTAGGTGAACAGATCCGGATTCTCGGCGATTTCCAGCACTTCCGGACTGATTTCGTAGCACCGGTAGTAGTCCCCTTCACGCCCGTAGGCGAGCATCACGCCCACACCAAGACCTACGAGGTTGACACGCATCGGCTCCTTCTTCTCCCACTTCGGATGGGCGATTACCCCGAAGCCCATCTTCTCGGGAGTGAAATAAGCCGTCGGCCACCGTTCCCGTCCGGGAATCAATGCCTGGATCCCGTGCAGGGTGGATCCATGGATGAACTCGTGGACTGAGCCATCGCCGCCCGAAGCCCTCGCTTTGACCTCAGTGACCTGAACGGTGCCGTAGAAGCCCCGGTCTCTCCATATCGTCGGGCGATCTTCCTCAGTGGGTAGGAACGAAATGAGACTGAGCCCGAGTGCCCCAAGAGCGGGCGCGGCTCCGATCCATCGGAAGTGCCCCCACTTCTTGGACGACGCGATGAACCAGATCATCACCACAGCGAGGCCTGCGATGGCAACGGGATACTCGGCCACCGTGGTGAAAATGAGTGGCACGACAATCGATGCGATCAAGCCCCCGATGGCGCCACCCAACGCGTTGAACAGGTAGTAGAGGCTCAACTTTCCGGCTGCGGGCCGGATCGCATACAGCCACGAGTGAAGGAAGGTGCACCCGAAAAGACAGAGCCCCGCACCCGAAACCAGCTGCATCCCAAAGGCTCCCGGCTCCGGGCCTTTACTCACTACATAGCCGGCAAACCCGACAAAACCGAGGGCCACCCAAAGAAGCAATGAAAGCAAACGGTGCCCAAAACCGGAGAATCCGATCACATAGCTGAGCAGGAACAACCCAAGTAGGGCCGTCCACAGGAGCGGCAGTGGGATCACGTCGAGTGTCAGGTAGGACGTTACCGCATTGAGCAGAAACACCGAGAGTGAGGGAAGAGCCAACCACAGAACCTTCTTGTCAACGTACGCATTTGATTCGGAAGCACTCCCGGCCTCATCAGCCTCCGGCCCGACTGAGTCGGAAGGAGCGAGACTTTCGGCGAGGCGAACTCTTCGGCCCATGACGGTCAGCAGAGCCGCGTAAACGACAATCAGCCCCGAGAACCCCCACCACTGAGCGGTCAAGGAAACGTAGGGTTCGAAGACGAAGGGATAAGCAAACAAACCCAGGAACGAGCCCAAATTCGAAACCGCATAGAGCCGATAGACGTTCTTGCTACCTGTCCGTGCCAGCCACGCCTGCACCAACGTCGAACCGGAAGACAACATTACGTACGGGAGGCCGGCAAACAGCAGCACACAAAACAGCACTTCCCATCTCGGCATTCCCGACTTCCCGAGCATCGGGAACAGATTGGGCCTCAGTATCGCAAACCCCAGGGTCCAGAGAATCGCAACCACCAACGTCACCCGATGCAACGTCATCTGGCGAGCTGTCGACTGCCGCCCGAGAAGGTGGGCATAGAGATAACCCAACAGCAGCAAGGTCTGGAATGCCGCCAGGCAGACGGTCCACACCGCTGCACTACCACCGAACGCGGGCAGCAATGTCCGTCCCAGCATAGGCTGCACTGCGAAGAGAAGAAATGAACCAAATAATACGGTAAGGGTGGCCGAACGGGCAGCATTCATTGTGGTGCAGAGACTTGATTAGAACTCCTCATTAGCCCAGCAAGTAAATCAATTGATTCCGGAGGAACCGCCGGAACTCAGGACGCCCTCAAACGGTCTAACAGGTGGATCCACTGCGCGGGATCCAAATCGAATTTCGGGGGAAGCGGTGGTCCAACTGTTTGCGGCTTCGTTGAAGCAAACACCCCCTTCGGTACGCCTCGGATCGAGAGACCTCCGTCCAGGCAAAAAAAAGGAAGCGAGCCAAATGGCTCGCTTCCTGTAAGTAGTTTAGTTGACTGCCTAAGGCATCAGGGGCGGCGGCGGCGAAGGAGACCGATCACACCGAATGCACCCAGAAGCGCAACTGCCGGTTCAGGAACCGGGTTGGCAGTGTTGAGGACGTAGGAACCACCGTAAGCGGCATTGACGCCACCAGTGGTGAAGGTGCCGAGGCGGATCGCCCAGTCATCGAACGCAGCACCACCAAACTGGATGGAACCACTATTCGGAATCGCAGCGTCAGCCTTGAACTGGAAGTCACCAGCGAGTGCACCCGTGGCTTCATAAACACCGTTGATATTCGCTCCATCGGTAACCCAGAGCCAGATATTTTGGCCGCCAACGCCATCAGCATCAGTAAACGAGATAGCAGAGGAAGTGCCGAAATACCCATTGTAGTTGGAAACCGCAGCGGTGCCGAGATTCAGGCTGCCAACTTCCGTGAAGCTGGAGTTGATGCTCGCAAAGGTCGCCGTGGTAGTGAGAGCGGGCCCAGTGTAGACACCAACACGAACAGTGAACCCCGAACCAGAGGAGAGGGTATTTGCAGCGTTAGGATCAACAGTGACATCAAGATCGAGAATAGAATCGATCGAGATTGTCGCGGCGTGGGCCGCGCCAGTCAGCGCGAGAACCAAGGCGGCATTGGTCAAAGTTAGTTTCATCTAATTTTCTTTTGTGTTTGGACGTGCGTAGTGGAGCTTGGAGTG is part of the Haloferula helveola genome and encodes:
- a CDS encoding tetratricopeptide repeat-containing sulfotransferase family protein is translated as MVLGFRWSGWSPESQVLFMKNERKPKPGLAYNALRLREHEFQVAWASRDLDKCVEVLEKVLVLNPRSTNAYFQLARVYGLRYQHDDAIRVLDEAVRRSPKEQRVLALAEAGKTAKEFFDPSVAAEFLKRAVEAAAASRGRHALDDLADAKLALAEHFRFTRCKAEAAELVEQVLEDLPHDKSARLLWCKLNESDVENCLDELNDLMDGAEGEFRVKVAYQLGKMRDKAGDFAGAMEALIEAKQPMMGVRDALVSNRIKVRAQLSDFIREFDRKKLDEWNAAAGGLGEPKRIALLGGHPRSGTTLLEQSLDAHSDAVSIEETENFSVCFYCKVMKGLPARASIVDAMDACEPENLVSYRQGYLDAAERCLQEKVGDRLLIDKNPSLTFLAPSFLRLFPEAKLLVMLRDPRDVVLSCFMQAFFPPDLVTGNFLTLTDAAAEVNHLLMAWAELREHLQETLCEIRYEDLVSDLKGNVKRSLGFLGLGWSDDVVNFDKHAGQRVVRSPSADAVTEKVHRKAAGRWENYQDYLGPAIEVLSPSLKALGYA
- a CDS encoding fused MFS/spermidine synthase, translating into MNAARSATLTVLFGSFLLFAVQPMLGRTLLPAFGGSAAVWTVCLAAFQTLLLLGYLYAHLLGRQSTARQMTLHRVTLVVAILWTLGFAILRPNLFPMLGKSGMPRWEVLFCVLLFAGLPYVMLSSGSTLVQAWLARTGSKNVYRLYAVSNLGSFLGLFAYPFVFEPYVSLTAQWWGFSGLIVVYAALLTVMGRRVRLAESLAPSDSVGPEADEAGSASESNAYVDKKVLWLALPSLSVFLLNAVTSYLTLDVIPLPLLWTALLGLFLLSYVIGFSGFGHRLLSLLLWVALGFVGFAGYVVSKGPEPGAFGMQLVSGAGLCLFGCTFLHSWLYAIRPAAGKLSLYYLFNALGGAIGGLIASIVVPLIFTTVAEYPVAIAGLAVVMIWFIASSKKWGHFRWIGAAPALGALGLSLISFLPTEEDRPTIWRDRGFYGTVQVTEVKARASGGDGSVHEFIHGSTLHGIQALIPGRERWPTAYFTPEKMGFGVIAHPKWEKKEPMRVNLVGLGVGVMLAYGREGDYYRCYEISPEVLEIAENPDLFTYVSGCPAEVDLVCEDARKGLERELAEGVEPYDVIVIDAFAGDSLPYHLSTREAFELYFKMLKPDGILALNVTNWHLDLDPFVKAVGVSFKVPTVELASPDDLSRLAFGAKCAFFCRQPQGMGELPFGAQMVDIQKQPDIPMPTDEKGSFVPLIRW
- a CDS encoding PEP-CTERM sorting domain-containing protein is translated as MKLTLTNAALVLALTGAAHAATISIDSILDLDVTVDPNAANTLSSGSGFTVRVGVYTGPALTTTATFASINSSFTEVGSLNLGTAAVSNYNGYFGTSSAISFTDADGVGGQNIWLWVTDGANINGVYEATGALAGDFQFKADAAIPNSGSIQFGGAAFDDWAIRLGTFTTGGVNAAYGGSYVLNTANPVPEPAVALLGAFGVIGLLRRRRP